The Leptospira mtsangambouensis genomic sequence GACTCTGGCCGAGCGATCGCCTTTTTCCTTCCTGCCGGAAGGAAAGGGGAGGAAAGTCCGGACACTAGGGGACAATCGGACCGAGTAACACTTGGGCTTTTGGGTTCTAGAAATGGAATCCAAGGGACGGAAAGTGCAACAGAAAGTAAACCGCCTATCTTTGGTAGGTAAGGGTGAAACGGTGGGGTAAGAGCCCACCGCTCTATTTGTGAAAATAGAGGCGGGTAAACCCTCCGATGTGCAATCTCAAGTAATCAACCGCTACGAGCATGTCCCGCCAGGTTGTGGGTAGAGAGCATCAGATAAATGATCGCATAGAACAGAATCCGGCTTATGGGCCAGAGTCACCTTTTTTTAAAATGGATTGTATCACTTCTTCTTCGTTAGGTGGATAAAATACACAAACTAAACTTCTGATTTTCAAAATGGTTTCTGCTAGAGTTGTTCTTGTTTCTGTTTGGTTCCAATTTTCAAAACCGATGAAAATCCCACAGGTTTCTTCCATTCCAACAAATTCCTTTGCAGAATAATGACGCATACCATTTTCATTTAGGAATTGTTTTAATCCGGTCTCTTTAATGTATTCTTCTGATTTGTAGATGACTACGATTTCATCGTTTTCTACTTCTAAAACTTTTTTTGCATATCCAAAGCACCATCTAATTTGGTCAGAGAGATCCTCGTCATTTTTTATAAATTGGATATCTGAAAGATGGTTTTGAATTGGAGATTCAGAAAAATCATTGAGTAAGGCATTGGCAAAGTTGACAATTTCTGGTGAATTCCTGATGTTTCGTTTGATATCCCATATATGAACAGGAAGGGAATTCCAGTAATCTAACATTGGCGAAGTCATATACTTAAATTGACGGGATATAAAAAGGATCCAATTTTTATGTTCCCAAAAATATTTTGATAAAAATAATAAAACTTCTGTTTCTGGTTTCTGATCTAAAATATCTTCAATTCCATCCGCAATCAAAAGATCAATATTGTTGTGATTGATTTCGTTAATATTTGTTATAAGTTCAATATTGTTTTGTTCTGGAATATTGGCTAACTCATCTTTCCAAATTTCGTAGAGTGCTTTTGCACCTTGCCATAATAAAACTTTTTTCCCTGCCCGTGCGTTTTGTAATGCCAATTCACCAGCAAGAATTGATTTTCCTGAACCAGTGCTACCAAAAACTATATTATGAGAATAATTGTTGATCCCTTCAACAAGTTGAAACTGTTCCTTAGTAAAAAATAATAAATTTTCCTCTTCTTTTTCTTTTTGAGATCGGAAGGTTTGAAAGAAGTTTAGGTTTTTTTTAATAATTTCATGAGCTTTCACTAAAACCGATTCCGGTAGAGGTTCTCTGTTGTATCGAAAGAGGATGGATTCTAAAATAGAATTTAAATCAATGTCATCCTCTACTTCTTTTCCACCAAACACATACAGGTGCATATCGTTTGGTAAATGAAATTCTTTTCTTTCGTTTTTTAAAAAGAATATGGCACTATCATAATAATCTACTGGAAATAAATCGGTAAGTTGGTTGTGGTTTTTAAAAAATTCGCGGATTAGATCCCTTTGGGTTTGGACTTGTTCAATTGGATTTGAGTATGACTTCCCTTCAACCGGTTTCCAATCTCTCTCTCTTACGTTATAAAATTCCCATTCACCTTTTTTTTGTCTCCACTTTCCATTTTTGAGTTCGACCGTAATCACTCCGTAAGGAGAGACCACAAGGAAGTCGATTTCCCGCATTGGAATATCTGGAGTGATGAGGGTAATGGAATAATAAATATTACAATTTAATCGAATTTCTTTGGAAAAACGGTTATAATAGTGGGATTCTAGCGAAATATCTTTTGCTTTTCCGTGAAACTGTTTTGGATAGATCATTTTTTAGTTCTGTAAACTGAGTGCCAGTGTTTCCATTGGTGATATGAAACTGATACCACCAACCTTATTATTCTGCCTATTGTTTTGTGCCTGCGCCGGTGGGAATATCAAAATAAAGATCAAACCCGATCGTTCGGGTGACTTGGTTTTGTATCAGAAAAAAATCACAAAAAAAACTTCTGGATTGCCTTTCGGAACTGGGCTTGTGGCAACAGGAGAACTTGAGATTAGTATCAAAGAAAGGGCTTATCGTTTTAAAGATTATACACATATCCTTCCACCGGGATTTCGATTGATTGAGTTTACGGAAGAACAAATCCATGAAATCCAACTTGTTGTTGATACGAGTAAAACTTCTCCTCTTTTGTCTGCACTAGAAATCAATCGAGATGAAATTAATTCTATTTTGAACGAAGCTAAACTCCGAGATGATTTACTTCGTTTCAATACACTGGTTGAATTTATACAGATCGAAATTCAGTTTCCTTTCCCAATTAAAAAAGTAAAGTTTTCAGAACCAAGAACTCCGGGCGAGTGGACAGCAAGACTTGATAGCAGTGAAAAGATGATTGTAAATATTCCCTTACATTCTGTTTGGTCTAACGAACATCCTCTTACTACGATTCAGATTTATCCCGAGTCCAACTAAGATTTGTGAAAGTATTTCGAGTTTAAATTTTGAATGATTTCTTTTAAGGCAAGTCTTCTTTCCTGATGGTCAGGAAGGATTTCCTTTAGTTTCCTTCTCATTTCAAAAAGAGTTTCCATTAGTTCATGATCCTCTTCTGGAAGAACTTCTTCAAAAAGTTTTCGCAGCGTAGAAGATATTCCTGCAAATTTTCCATCGGTAGAAATTGCAAATTGGATAGGGCCAACAGATACAGTTGAAGAAGAATAAAAATCACAATTTTTGGGATCGTCGACAGAGTTTACCCAGGTGCCTTTTTCTTTGGCTAGGGCTCTAAACTTTTGGTTAGTTTCTGGATCACTTGTTCCTAAAAAAATAATATCACTATGGTTTAAGTCTTCTTCTTTAACTGGTCGTTCTTCTGTTTTGATTTCGGGGTATTTTCTTAAAAAGGATCTTACTTCATCACTCAACTCAATGGAGATAACTTGAATTTTGGCACCTGTATGCTCAAGGCCATATAGTTTTTCAAGACAAGCATTACCACCTCCAACAATTAGGATGTTTTTGTTTTCTAAATTTAAAAAAATAGGGTATTTTTTAAATTTCATTCTGCAAACAAACTCAGAAGTGTATGGGAATTTAATTTTTCTTTTCGATTGAGTAAAGGTCGTATGGCTTCACCTACATAAAGAATTCCTGGACCATTGGATTTTTTTGGAATTCCATCTAACGCAGTTTCTGCGAGAGTCGATATATTATAGATTGGATTTCCTCTTCCTACATTTTCGGCAAGAACAATCGGGGTCTTACCTGCGATTCCTTTTTGGATCAATCGTTCTGCCAGTTCCTTTGTCTTTTTACTTCCCATGAGAATGGCAATGGTTCCGAGGAAATTCTCCATTCCCATCCAACTGCGTTCATCTTCTAAAATGGTGTGACCATCCAAAATGATGATCTGCCTTGAGACACCTCTTACGGTAAGTGACACACCTAATTCAGCCACACCCGTTGTCACAGAACTGACTCCAGGGATCACTTCAAATGGTATCTCTGCTTCTTCTAAACTTTGAATTTCTTCTGCGAGTCTACCAAAAATGGAAGCATCACCCCCTTTCAGGCGAACCACTTGTTTTCCTGCGCTAGCAAATTCCACTAGTAGCGAATTGATTTCCGTTTGGGTGCGAGCATGTTCACTCGCCCTTTTTCCTACATAAAGGATTTGG encodes the following:
- a CDS encoding LBF_1134 family protein, with the translated sequence MKLIPPTLLFCLLFCACAGGNIKIKIKPDRSGDLVLYQKKITKKTSGLPFGTGLVATGELEISIKERAYRFKDYTHILPPGFRLIEFTEEQIHEIQLVVDTSKTSPLLSALEINRDEINSILNEAKLRDDLLRFNTLVEFIQIEIQFPFPIKKVKFSEPRTPGEWTARLDSSEKMIVNIPLHSVWSNEHPLTTIQIYPESN
- the cobA gene encoding uroporphyrinogen-III C-methyltransferase, whose translation is MSSNKTEQGFVSFVSGGPGPVDLLTLRGRRRIESADVILYDALLDPEFLDLFPEEAQILYVGKRASEHARTQTEINSLLVEFASAGKQVVRLKGGDASIFGRLAEEIQSLEEAEIPFEVIPGVSSVTTGVAELGVSLTVRGVSRQIIILDGHTILEDERSWMGMENFLGTIAILMGSKKTKELAERLIQKGIAGKTPIVLAENVGRGNPIYNISTLAETALDGIPKKSNGPGILYVGEAIRPLLNRKEKLNSHTLLSLFAE
- a CDS encoding precorrin-2 dehydrogenase/sirohydrochlorin ferrochelatase family protein — translated: MKFKKYPIFLNLENKNILIVGGGNACLEKLYGLEHTGAKIQVISIELSDEVRSFLRKYPEIKTEERPVKEEDLNHSDIIFLGTSDPETNQKFRALAKEKGTWVNSVDDPKNCDFYSSSTVSVGPIQFAISTDGKFAGISSTLRKLFEEVLPEEDHELMETLFEMRRKLKEILPDHQERRLALKEIIQNLNSKYFHKS